A genome region from Festucalex cinctus isolate MCC-2025b chromosome 17, RoL_Fcin_1.0, whole genome shotgun sequence includes the following:
- the LOC144004457 gene encoding glucose-induced degradation protein 4 homolog, with amino-acid sequence MPVPAGYMSDSQCAAFASSASLIPPPPINTRQPGVVTSLLYSGSKFRGHQKSKGNSYDVEVVLQHVTMEDSYLCGYLKIKGLTEEYPTLTTFFAGEIISQKRPFLTRKWDADEDVDRKHWGKFQAFYQYAKSFNSDDFDYEDLKNSDYIFMRWKEQFLVPDHTIKDISGASFAGFYYICFQKSTATIEGYYYHRSSEWYQSLNLTHVPEHSAAIYEFR; translated from the exons ATGCCTGTCCCCGCTGGATACATGAGCGACTCCCAGTGCGCGGCCTTCGCATCCTCGGCCTCGCTTATCCCTCCGCCCCCGATCAACACCCGGCAGCCCGGCGTTGTCACTTCGCTGTTGTATAGCGGCTCCAAGTTTAGGGGGCATCAAAAGAGTAAAGGGAACTCGTACGACGTGGAGGTTGTTTTGCAG CACGTCACCATGGAGGACTCTTACCTATGTGGTTACCTGAAAATTAAAGGACTAACGGAG GAATACCCGACTCTCACCACATTCTTCGCTGGAGAGATTATCAGCCAAAAACGTCCGTTTCTCACCCGGAAGTGGGATGCCGATGAAGATGTGGATCGTAAACATTGG GGCAAGTTCCAGGCCTTCTACCAGTATGCAAAGTCGTTCAACTCGGATGATTTTGACTATGAGGATCTTAAAAATTCTGACTATATTTTTATGAGGTGGAAG GAGCAGTTCCTGGTTCCGGATCACACAATCAAAGACATCAGTGGCGCTTCCTTTGCAGGATTTTACTACATTTGTTTCCAGAAATCCACAGCAACGATCGAAGGCTACTACTACCACCGGAGCTCGGAATG